Proteins encoded in a region of the Mucispirillum schaedleri ASF457 genome:
- a CDS encoding GmrSD restriction endonuclease domain-containing protein: MDELFTRYMYYKRAKQKISNTTVEGLRKFYEKNNYELLCSEDTFNDLEFLADFWLKIYRQDDCFSKRILQKLFVLKYSPNSMWTYLVTTYFFKYKNKNNELDEKDFCFFLDKIIAFIFGYSLIKPGISALKIPVFAELVNIINNSQIDFKRHRINKELIAQMFADYNTFTNNRPITKSMLAWWAFYQKEQKIFDSDKSFHIEHIYAKKRYDIDGDLQNKKNIELIGNKILLENYVNIRAADYRFKEKKIYYQGYTTNDGVQKEGTGIEEFQILMTKEDFNEKDIIDRTDEIRDSFINYLEKMNLIES; encoded by the coding sequence ATGGATGAGCTATTTACACGCTACATGTATTATAAAAGAGCTAAACAAAAAATTAGCAATACAACAGTTGAAGGATTACGCAAATTTTATGAAAAAAACAACTATGAACTATTATGCAGTGAAGATACTTTTAATGATTTAGAATTTTTAGCTGATTTTTGGTTAAAGATATACAGACAAGATGATTGTTTTTCTAAGAGAATATTACAAAAATTATTTGTTTTAAAATACTCCCCTAATAGTATGTGGACATATTTAGTTACAACTTATTTTTTTAAATATAAAAATAAAAATAATGAATTAGATGAGAAAGATTTTTGTTTCTTTTTAGATAAAATAATTGCATTTATTTTTGGTTATTCATTAATAAAACCAGGAATAAGTGCATTAAAAATTCCAGTATTTGCTGAATTAGTAAATATTATAAATAATAGTCAAATTGATTTTAAAAGACATAGAATTAATAAAGAATTAATTGCTCAAATGTTTGCTGACTATAATACATTTACTAATAATAGACCAATTACTAAATCAATGCTTGCATGGTGGGCATTTTATCAGAAAGAGCAAAAAATATTTGATTCAGATAAAAGTTTTCATATAGAGCATATTTATGCTAAAAAAAGGTATGATATAGATGGTGATTTACAGAATAAAAAGAATATTGAACTAATTGGTAATAAAATATTACTTGAAAATTATGTAAATATTAGAGCCGCAGATTATAGATTTAAAGAAAAAAAAATATATTATCAAGGGTATACTACTAATGATGGGGTACAAAAGGAAGGTACTGGAATTGAAGAATTTCAAATATTAATGACTAAAGAAGATTTTAATGAAAAAGATATTATTGATAGAACAGATGAAATTAGAGATTCTTTTATAAATTATTTAGAAAAAATGAATCTAATAGAAAGTTAA
- a CDS encoding Fic family protein, giving the protein MYHLDKINITDNMETVSILKKVNIANKKLAELKGIVKTIPNEKILINFIFLQEAKDSSAIENIITTHDELYKQFIFDKSQHIAAKEVENYVEALYSGYDIIKNTELLTINGICEIQSILERNNAGIRSQSGTKILNAATGKVIYEPPQTKQEIEILFADLENFINNDALYPELDNLIKMAIIHYQFEKIHPFFDGNGRTGRIINVLYLTLKKLLDSPVLYLSKYIIENKQEYYSKIDYVTKTNDYEPYILFMLDAVYETSCHTISIVEKISKTMMEVKHKIRDELKLNYYSQELINALFYMPYTKIAFIEEYLNITRRTSAKYLNELCEYNILSKHKLGNNVYYINETLANILSNT; this is encoded by the coding sequence GTGTATCATTTGGATAAAATAAATATTACAGATAATATGGAAACAGTATCCATATTAAAAAAAGTTAATATTGCAAATAAAAAGCTTGCAGAGCTTAAAGGTATTGTGAAAACAATTCCTAATGAAAAAATATTGATTAACTTCATATTTTTACAGGAAGCTAAAGACAGCTCTGCTATTGAAAATATTATTACAACACATGATGAACTTTATAAACAGTTTATTTTTGATAAATCACAACATATTGCAGCAAAAGAAGTAGAAAATTATGTAGAAGCACTATACAGTGGCTATGATATTATTAAAAATACTGAGCTTTTAACAATAAATGGAATATGTGAAATTCAGTCTATACTTGAAAGAAATAATGCTGGAATTAGAAGTCAAAGTGGAACTAAAATATTAAATGCTGCAACAGGTAAAGTTATTTATGAACCACCACAAACAAAACAGGAAATAGAAATATTATTTGCTGACTTAGAAAACTTTATTAATAATGATGCTTTATATCCAGAACTTGATAATCTTATTAAAATGGCAATAATTCATTATCAGTTTGAAAAAATTCATCCTTTTTTTGACGGTAATGGCAGAACTGGTCGTATTATCAATGTGCTATACTTAACTTTAAAAAAACTTTTAGACAGTCCAGTTTTATATTTAAGTAAATATATTATAGAAAATAAGCAGGAATATTACAGTAAAATTGATTATGTTACAAAAACAAATGATTATGAACCATATATATTATTTATGCTTGATGCAGTTTATGAAACTTCATGCCATACTATCAGTATTGTTGAGAAAATATCAAAAACAATGATGGAAGTAAAACATAAAATAAGAGATGAATTAAAACTCAATTACTATTCTCAGGAACTTATAAATGCTCTTTTTTATATGCCATATACAAAAATTGCATTTATAGAAGAATATTTAAATATTACTAGAAGAACATCAGCTAAATATTTAAACGAATTATGTGAATATAATATTTTATCTAAACATAAATTAGGCAATAATGTATATTATATAAATGAAACATTAGCTAATATATTATCTAATACATAA
- a CDS encoding DDE-type integrase/transposase/recombinase, which produces MNKVIITEEMRFRQRLCEYALKKGATKAARKYQVNRMFVYRHLKKYDGTVQSLSFKSRRPRTSPNKHSKEELDLIFNTYAEHGLYGNAEVYVRLLEIGYNRSFGSMCMQIRKKGLKSLNKSKKSYTRYEPITGQYIGDKVQIDIKYVPQECIMFSSYGKKYYQITAIDEYSRMRILEIVEEKSTFETGKFLDELESKFGFPLKTIQVDNGYEFVNDKEVTNKKSYFEETAEKKGYTIKRIRPYSPWQNGKVERSHREDGKILYANNKFYSKDELIKALKQHEDRYNNTAKTCLNFKSPYEIVIENKLLLDLY; this is translated from the coding sequence ATGAATAAAGTGATAATAACAGAAGAAATGCGATTTCGTCAACGGTTATGTGAGTATGCATTAAAAAAAGGAGCAACGAAAGCAGCCCGCAAATATCAAGTGAACCGTATGTTTGTATACAGGCATTTAAAGAAATATGATGGAACAGTTCAGAGTTTATCTTTTAAAAGTCGTAGACCAAGAACCAGTCCAAATAAGCATAGTAAAGAAGAGCTTGATTTAATATTTAACACATATGCCGAACATGGTTTGTATGGTAATGCGGAGGTATATGTCAGACTTCTAGAAATTGGTTATAATCGTAGTTTTGGCAGTATGTGTATGCAGATAAGGAAGAAAGGCTTAAAGTCATTAAACAAGTCAAAAAAGAGCTATACAAGATATGAACCAATAACAGGTCAGTATATAGGCGACAAGGTTCAGATAGATATAAAATATGTTCCACAGGAATGTATAATGTTTTCCAGCTATGGTAAAAAATATTATCAGATAACAGCGATAGATGAATACAGCAGAATGAGAATATTAGAAATAGTAGAAGAAAAAAGCACATTTGAAACAGGTAAGTTTTTAGACGAACTGGAAAGTAAATTTGGCTTTCCACTAAAAACAATTCAAGTGGATAATGGCTATGAGTTTGTAAATGATAAGGAAGTTACAAACAAGAAAAGCTATTTTGAAGAGACAGCTGAAAAGAAAGGATATACTATTAAACGAATAAGACCTTATTCACCTTGGCAGAATGGAAAGGTGGAAAGAAGTCATAGAGAGGATGGAAAAATTTTATATGCAAATAATAAATTCTATTCCAAAGATGAATTAATTAAGGCTCTTAAACAGCATGAAGATAGATATAATAATACTGCTAAAACATGCTTAAATTTTAAATCTCCATATGAGATTGTTATTGAAAATAAATTATTGCTTGATTTATATTAA
- a CDS encoding methyl-accepting chemotaxis protein gives MDVKKRIVISLSLIIAICVVLLSLINYFLMKRDTLYLLEHSQNATVKNGIIILENFANEKIGIIKGLSEIIKTMPENDIDKMTEYLYAAKQQGDFGLVFTGNTNGRMIRSNGKHATPDTGYDPRTKDWYIDAETNMKSGATAPYVTATGGKNAIAFYNPILENGFKGSVAGFVTLDYIQNAILSIEVEKGGRVWVFDEKDRVVIHDIENLIMKENASAKFINNKIKSNNNSENLIKYVNTRNEKFVASCAVSPTLRWTLCVSLPENIYYEPVNRQLKISIILGITFILIGVILMYLLVTITLKPLTHIKNGLENFFLFLNFEKNHVDKIQVKNNKDEFGIMAYLINHEVELIVENNNKNNEMVKEAITIFNEIKQGFLDKTIQIQPSNPLLKEFVSLVNETILSLKGKIGADINHIDNVIQTFAQVDFTPRFNPAQSNLEVALNKVADEVSEMLRDNVNVANTLEEKAELLKDNMNKLTIGSNAQYNSLSASVSAMEEIDEAMAEINDKAQNMIQQSDAIKNVITIIHDIADQTNLLALNASIEAARAGEQGRGFAVVADEVRKLAEKTSQSLSEIEKNTNSLILSVNEMCSSITEQVSSIDSVSSTFSELNELTKTNADIANQTDEIANTVHTNAKTIFEVVSKGKFQ, from the coding sequence ATGGATGTGAAAAAAAGAATAGTAATATCTCTATCATTAATTATTGCAATATGTGTTGTTTTATTATCATTAATCAATTATTTCTTAATGAAGAGAGATACTTTGTATTTGCTAGAACACTCTCAAAATGCAACAGTAAAAAATGGCATAATCATTCTTGAAAACTTTGCCAATGAAAAAATAGGGATAATAAAAGGTCTTTCCGAAATTATAAAAACAATGCCTGAAAACGATATTGATAAAATGACAGAATATTTGTATGCTGCAAAACAACAGGGTGATTTTGGGCTTGTATTTACAGGAAATACAAATGGCAGAATGATTCGCTCTAACGGCAAACATGCTACTCCTGATACAGGATATGATCCTAGAACAAAAGACTGGTATATTGATGCTGAAACAAATATGAAATCTGGAGCAACAGCACCTTATGTTACAGCAACAGGCGGGAAGAATGCCATAGCATTTTATAACCCTATATTAGAAAACGGCTTTAAAGGCTCTGTAGCAGGATTTGTTACTCTGGATTATATTCAAAATGCCATATTAAGTATAGAAGTTGAAAAAGGCGGAAGAGTATGGGTATTTGACGAAAAAGACAGAGTTGTAATCCATGATATAGAAAATCTTATTATGAAAGAAAATGCAAGTGCAAAATTTATTAATAACAAAATAAAAAGCAATAATAACAGCGAAAACTTAATTAAATATGTAAATACAAGAAATGAAAAATTTGTAGCTTCATGTGCAGTTTCTCCTACTTTAAGATGGACTTTATGTGTATCTTTGCCTGAAAATATATACTATGAACCTGTAAACAGACAGTTAAAAATTTCCATAATTTTAGGGATAACTTTTATTTTGATAGGCGTTATACTTATGTATCTTCTTGTTACAATTACTCTTAAACCTTTAACACATATAAAAAATGGACTGGAAAACTTTTTTCTTTTTCTTAATTTTGAAAAAAATCATGTAGATAAAATACAAGTAAAAAATAATAAAGATGAATTTGGTATTATGGCATATCTTATTAATCACGAAGTTGAGCTTATTGTAGAGAACAATAATAAAAACAATGAAATGGTTAAAGAAGCTATTACTATATTTAATGAAATTAAACAAGGTTTTCTTGATAAAACTATTCAAATACAGCCTTCCAACCCTCTTTTAAAGGAATTTGTAAGCCTTGTTAATGAAACGATATTATCTTTAAAAGGTAAAATAGGTGCAGATATTAATCATATTGATAATGTTATACAAACTTTTGCACAAGTTGATTTTACACCTAGATTTAATCCTGCACAGTCCAATTTAGAAGTAGCTTTAAATAAAGTTGCTGATGAAGTTTCAGAAATGTTACGGGATAATGTTAATGTAGCAAACACATTAGAAGAGAAAGCAGAATTATTAAAAGATAATATGAATAAATTAACAATTGGCTCTAATGCTCAATATAATTCACTATCTGCAAGTGTTTCTGCAATGGAAGAGATAGATGAAGCTATGGCAGAAATTAATGATAAAGCACAAAATATGATACAGCAGAGCGATGCGATAAAAAATGTAATAACTATTATCCATGATATAGCAGACCAAACTAATTTACTTGCATTAAATGCTTCTATTGAGGCAGCAAGAGCAGGAGAGCAGGGAAGAGGGTTTGCAGTTGTTGCAGATGAAGTGCGAAAGCTTGCAGAAAAAACATCTCAGTCATTATCTGAAATAGAAAAAAATACAAATTCACTTATTTTATCTGTAAATGAAATGTGCAGCAGTATTACAGAGCAGGTTTCTAGTATAGACTCAGTAAGTAGTACTTTCAGTGAATTAAATGAACTGACAAAAACAAATGCAGACATTGCTAATCAAACAGACGAAATAGCGAATACTGTTCATACTAATGCAAAAACTATTTTTGAAGTTGTTTCAAAAGGAAAATTTCAATAA
- a CDS encoding cation diffusion facilitator family transporter encodes MAETFKGNKTKAAKVAMSVAFCLAVSKAAVGFLTGSLSILSSAVDSILDIAASFFNFIAIKKAEEPADTGHQYGHGKYEAMATFIQSIIIFVSGLFILLSAWDKFIHNKHPEVSSAGFVVMGISIAATIFLTIYLRYVAKKEKSSVLEADAMHYSIDLYTNIGILAALFIIKLTGWTVIDSIVAALVAIYIIFSAIKLSVQVSKQLLDSRIEEEAYNKLLKVLDSFGSYHLDFHRLRTRSAGNEIFIDMHLTLCRKLTLDEVHQITDVIENAISKEISGADITIHPEPCSHTDNDHGKCNSSRIREGLKKLQK; translated from the coding sequence GTAGCTATGAGTGTAGCATTTTGTCTTGCAGTGTCAAAAGCAGCAGTTGGTTTTTTGACTGGTTCATTATCTATTCTTTCTTCTGCAGTAGATTCTATTTTAGATATTGCTGCATCATTTTTTAACTTTATTGCTATAAAAAAAGCGGAAGAGCCTGCAGATACAGGGCACCAGTATGGTCATGGCAAATATGAAGCTATGGCAACTTTTATTCAGTCAATAATAATTTTTGTATCAGGACTTTTTATTCTGCTTTCTGCATGGGATAAGTTTATACACAATAAACACCCTGAAGTATCAAGTGCAGGTTTTGTTGTAATGGGTATATCTATTGCAGCAACTATATTTTTAACAATTTATTTAAGATATGTGGCAAAAAAAGAAAAATCATCAGTTTTAGAAGCTGATGCAATGCACTATTCCATAGATTTATACACAAATATTGGCATTTTAGCAGCTCTCTTTATTATCAAACTTACAGGCTGGACAGTAATAGACTCTATTGTTGCAGCTTTGGTTGCAATATATATTATTTTTTCAGCTATTAAATTAAGTGTTCAGGTTTCAAAACAGCTGCTTGATTCTCGTATTGAAGAAGAAGCATATAATAAACTGTTAAAAGTATTAGACAGCTTTGGCAGCTATCATCTTGATTTTCACAGACTCCGCACAAGAAGTGCAGGCAATGAAATTTTTATAGATATGCACTTAACATTATGCAGAAAACTAACTCTTGATGAAGTGCATCAAATCACAGATGTAATAGAAAATGCCATATCAAAAGAAATTTCAGGTGCAGATATTACAATCCACCCAGAGCCATGCAGTCATACAGATAATGACCATGGAAAATGCAACTCATCACGCATAAGGGAAGGTCTTAAAAAACTGCAAAAGTAA